A genome region from Kogia breviceps isolate mKogBre1 chromosome 13, mKogBre1 haplotype 1, whole genome shotgun sequence includes the following:
- the CCN6 gene encoding cellular communication network factor 6 isoform X3 encodes MDWKVKKPKGGETWRMLSKVSELFYCRARGTGLLDTAPEGRPGEVAEVHHRHQFCHWPCQCAHQKPSCPPGVSLLRDGCGCCKICARQPGDTCNEADLCDPHKGLYCDYSAGGPRYETGVCAYLVAVGCEFNRVHYHNGQVFQPNALFSCLCVSGAIGCTPLFIPKPADRHCSGAKGGKKTDQSKCGLGSSQQQLSTSYKTMPDACHAFNLLPVLRSLNCHLPSSLQESPTYLEKKMSCASNKVDPLLQNMWDGHI; translated from the exons TTCTACTGCAGGGCCAGGGGCACTGGGCTGTTAGACACGGCACCCGAAGGAAGGCCTGGTGAGGTAGCAGAAGTGCACCATCGTCACCAGTTTTGTCACTGGCCCTGTCAGTGCGCTCACCAGAAGCCCAGCTGCCCTCCTGGAGTGAGCCTGCTGAGGGATGGCTGTGGATGCTGTAAAATCTGTGCCAGGCAACCAGGGGACACCTGCAACGAAGCTGACCTCTGCGACCCCCACAAAGGGCTGTACTGTGACTACTCAGCAGGcgggcctaggtacgagactggagTGTGTGCAT ACCTTGTAGCTGTGGGATGTGAGTTTAACAGGGTACATTATCATAATGGCCAAGTGTTTCAGCCCAATGCCCTGTTTAGCTGCCTCTGTGTGAGCGGGGCCATTGGATGCACACCTCTGTTCATACCAAAGCCGGCTGACAGGCACTGCTCAGGGGCTAAAGGTGGGAAGAAGACCGATCAGTCAAAATGTGGCCTGGGGTCATCACAACAGCAGCTGTCAACAAGCTACAAAACAATGCCAG ATGCATGCCACGCTTTTAACCTGCTTCCCGTGCTGAGGTCTTTAAACTGTCACCTACCTTCCAG cTTACAGGaatctcccacttatttggaaaagaaaatgtcttgTGCAAGCAACAAAGTGGACCCCTTGCTCCAGAACATGTGGGATGGGCATATCTAA
- the CCN6 gene encoding cellular communication network factor 6 isoform X1, whose translation MDWKVKKPKGGETWRMLSKVSELFYCRARGTGLLDTAPEGRPGEVAEVHHRHQFCHWPCQCAHQKPSCPPGVSLLRDGCGCCKICARQPGDTCNEADLCDPHKGLYCDYSAGGPRYETGVCAYLVAVGCEFNRVHYHNGQVFQPNALFSCLCVSGAIGCTPLFIPKPADRHCSGAKGGKKTDQSKCGLGSSQQQLSTSYKTMPAYRNLPLIWKRKCLVQATKWTPCSRTCGMGISNRVTNENSNCEMRNEKRLCYIQPCDSNISKTVKIPKGKTCQPTFQPVKAEKFVFSGCSSTQSYKPTFCGICLDKRCCVPNKSKMITIQFDCPNEGSFKWKMLWITSCVCQRNCRDPGDIFSELKIL comes from the exons TTCTACTGCAGGGCCAGGGGCACTGGGCTGTTAGACACGGCACCCGAAGGAAGGCCTGGTGAGGTAGCAGAAGTGCACCATCGTCACCAGTTTTGTCACTGGCCCTGTCAGTGCGCTCACCAGAAGCCCAGCTGCCCTCCTGGAGTGAGCCTGCTGAGGGATGGCTGTGGATGCTGTAAAATCTGTGCCAGGCAACCAGGGGACACCTGCAACGAAGCTGACCTCTGCGACCCCCACAAAGGGCTGTACTGTGACTACTCAGCAGGcgggcctaggtacgagactggagTGTGTGCAT ACCTTGTAGCTGTGGGATGTGAGTTTAACAGGGTACATTATCATAATGGCCAAGTGTTTCAGCCCAATGCCCTGTTTAGCTGCCTCTGTGTGAGCGGGGCCATTGGATGCACACCTCTGTTCATACCAAAGCCGGCTGACAGGCACTGCTCAGGGGCTAAAGGTGGGAAGAAGACCGATCAGTCAAAATGTGGCCTGGGGTCATCACAACAGCAGCTGTCAACAAGCTACAAAACAATGCCAG cTTACAGGaatctcccacttatttggaaaagaaaatgtcttgTGCAAGCAACAAAGTGGACCCCTTGCTCCAGAACATGTGGGATGGGCATATCTAATAGGGTAACCAATGAAAACAGCAACTgtgaaatgagaaatgagaaaagactGTGCTACATTCAGCCTTGCGACAGTaatatatcaaaaacagtaaag atccccaaaggaaaaacatgccaaccTACTTTCCAACCCGTCAAAGCTGAAAAATTTGTCTTTTCCGGATGCTCAAGCACTCAGAGTTATAAACCCACTTTCTGTGGGATATGCTTGGATAAAAGATGCTGTGTCCCTAACAAGTCTAAAATGATTACCATTCAGTTTGATTGCCCAAATGAAGGGTCATTTAAATGGAAGATGCTGTGGATTACATCTTGTGTATGTCAGAGAAACTGCAGAGATCCAGGAGATATATTTTCTGAGCTCAAGATCCTATAA
- the CCN6 gene encoding cellular communication network factor 6 isoform X4, with amino-acid sequence MRGPLLSTLLLAALSQFYCRARGTGLLDTAPEGRPGEVAEVHHRHQFCHWPCQCAHQKPSCPPGVSLLRDGCGCCKICARQPGDTCNEADLCDPHKGLYCDYSAGGPRYETGVCAYLVAVGCEFNRVHYHNGQVFQPNALFSCLCVSGAIGCTPLFIPKPADRHCSGAKGGKKTDQSKCGLGSSQQQLSTSYKTMPDACHAFNLLPVLRSLNCHLPSSLQESPTYLEKKMSCASNKVDPLLQNMWDGHI; translated from the exons TTCTACTGCAGGGCCAGGGGCACTGGGCTGTTAGACACGGCACCCGAAGGAAGGCCTGGTGAGGTAGCAGAAGTGCACCATCGTCACCAGTTTTGTCACTGGCCCTGTCAGTGCGCTCACCAGAAGCCCAGCTGCCCTCCTGGAGTGAGCCTGCTGAGGGATGGCTGTGGATGCTGTAAAATCTGTGCCAGGCAACCAGGGGACACCTGCAACGAAGCTGACCTCTGCGACCCCCACAAAGGGCTGTACTGTGACTACTCAGCAGGcgggcctaggtacgagactggagTGTGTGCAT ACCTTGTAGCTGTGGGATGTGAGTTTAACAGGGTACATTATCATAATGGCCAAGTGTTTCAGCCCAATGCCCTGTTTAGCTGCCTCTGTGTGAGCGGGGCCATTGGATGCACACCTCTGTTCATACCAAAGCCGGCTGACAGGCACTGCTCAGGGGCTAAAGGTGGGAAGAAGACCGATCAGTCAAAATGTGGCCTGGGGTCATCACAACAGCAGCTGTCAACAAGCTACAAAACAATGCCAG ATGCATGCCACGCTTTTAACCTGCTTCCCGTGCTGAGGTCTTTAAACTGTCACCTACCTTCCAG cTTACAGGaatctcccacttatttggaaaagaaaatgtcttgTGCAAGCAACAAAGTGGACCCCTTGCTCCAGAACATGTGGGATGGGCATATCTAA
- the CCN6 gene encoding cellular communication network factor 6 isoform X2: MRGPLLSTLLLAALSQFYCRARGTGLLDTAPEGRPGEVAEVHHRHQFCHWPCQCAHQKPSCPPGVSLLRDGCGCCKICARQPGDTCNEADLCDPHKGLYCDYSAGGPRYETGVCAYLVAVGCEFNRVHYHNGQVFQPNALFSCLCVSGAIGCTPLFIPKPADRHCSGAKGGKKTDQSKCGLGSSQQQLSTSYKTMPAYRNLPLIWKRKCLVQATKWTPCSRTCGMGISNRVTNENSNCEMRNEKRLCYIQPCDSNISKTVKIPKGKTCQPTFQPVKAEKFVFSGCSSTQSYKPTFCGICLDKRCCVPNKSKMITIQFDCPNEGSFKWKMLWITSCVCQRNCRDPGDIFSELKIL, translated from the exons TTCTACTGCAGGGCCAGGGGCACTGGGCTGTTAGACACGGCACCCGAAGGAAGGCCTGGTGAGGTAGCAGAAGTGCACCATCGTCACCAGTTTTGTCACTGGCCCTGTCAGTGCGCTCACCAGAAGCCCAGCTGCCCTCCTGGAGTGAGCCTGCTGAGGGATGGCTGTGGATGCTGTAAAATCTGTGCCAGGCAACCAGGGGACACCTGCAACGAAGCTGACCTCTGCGACCCCCACAAAGGGCTGTACTGTGACTACTCAGCAGGcgggcctaggtacgagactggagTGTGTGCAT ACCTTGTAGCTGTGGGATGTGAGTTTAACAGGGTACATTATCATAATGGCCAAGTGTTTCAGCCCAATGCCCTGTTTAGCTGCCTCTGTGTGAGCGGGGCCATTGGATGCACACCTCTGTTCATACCAAAGCCGGCTGACAGGCACTGCTCAGGGGCTAAAGGTGGGAAGAAGACCGATCAGTCAAAATGTGGCCTGGGGTCATCACAACAGCAGCTGTCAACAAGCTACAAAACAATGCCAG cTTACAGGaatctcccacttatttggaaaagaaaatgtcttgTGCAAGCAACAAAGTGGACCCCTTGCTCCAGAACATGTGGGATGGGCATATCTAATAGGGTAACCAATGAAAACAGCAACTgtgaaatgagaaatgagaaaagactGTGCTACATTCAGCCTTGCGACAGTaatatatcaaaaacagtaaag atccccaaaggaaaaacatgccaaccTACTTTCCAACCCGTCAAAGCTGAAAAATTTGTCTTTTCCGGATGCTCAAGCACTCAGAGTTATAAACCCACTTTCTGTGGGATATGCTTGGATAAAAGATGCTGTGTCCCTAACAAGTCTAAAATGATTACCATTCAGTTTGATTGCCCAAATGAAGGGTCATTTAAATGGAAGATGCTGTGGATTACATCTTGTGTATGTCAGAGAAACTGCAGAGATCCAGGAGATATATTTTCTGAGCTCAAGATCCTATAA